In the Quercus lobata isolate SW786 chromosome 5, ValleyOak3.0 Primary Assembly, whole genome shotgun sequence genome, one interval contains:
- the LOC115991888 gene encoding quinone oxidoreductase PIG3-like, with protein sequence MKAIVITSPGGPEVLQLQEVDEPELKDDEVLIKVEASGLNQADTVQRSGAYPPPKGASHYLGVECSGTIEALGKSVSRWKIGDQVCALLSGGGYAEKVPVLAGQVLPIPPGVSVKDAASLPEIACTVWSTVFMMSQLSAGETFLVHGGSSGIGTFAIQIAKYHGARVFVTAGSDEKLAVCKDLGADVCINYKTEDFVKRVKEETGGKGVDVILDHIGASYLKQNIESLNFDGRLFIIGTMGGSVTEIDLRALLSKRLTVQSAGLRHRSPENKAVIVSEVEKNVWPAIVAGRVKPVIYKYFPLSDAAEAHQLMENSGHIGKILLVPQFSG encoded by the exons ATGAAGGCAATAGTGATAACCAGTCCGGGGGGCCCAGAAGTGCTGCAACTACAAGAAGTGGATGAGCCAGAACTCAAAGACGACGAGGTTCTCATCAAGGTCGAGGCCTCGGGGCTCAACCAGGCTGATACGGTTCAGAGGAGTGGCGCGTACCCACCGCCCAAGGGTGCCAGTCACTACCTTGGTGTTGAATGTTCTGGGACCATCGAGGCTCTTGGTAAATCCGTTTCCCGTTGGAAAATCGGTGATCAG GTATGTGCTCTTCTTAGTGGAGGAGGGTATGCCGAGAAGGTTCCTGTTCTGGCTGGACAAGTTCTTCCTATCCCACCTGGTGTTTCTGTCAAGGATGCTGCTAGCTTACCTGAGATTGCGTGCACTGTTTGGTCAACTGTTTTTATGATGAGTCAGCTATCTGCAGGGGAAACATTTTTG GTTCATGGAGGCTCAAGCGGGATTGGTACATTTGCAATTCAGATAGCTAAATACCATGGAGCAAGAGTGTTTGTTACTGCAG GGAGTGATGAAAAATTAGCTGTTTGCAAGGATCTTGGGGCTGATGTGTGCATCAATTACAAGACAGAGGACTTTGTTAAAAGGGTGAAGGAAGAAACAGGTGGAAAAg GAGTTGATGTTATTCTTGATCATATTGGAGCATCCTACTTAAAGCAAAACATTGAGAGCTTAAATTTTGATGGGAGGCTTTTTATTATTGGAACTATGGGTGGCTCTGTTACAGAGATCGATCTCCGTGCTCTGCTTTCGAAGCGCCTCACAGTGCAAT CGGCTGGCTTGCGACACAGGAGTCCAGAAAACAAAGCAGTGATTGTTAGTGAGGTTGAGAAGAATGTTTGGCCTGCTATAGTTGCAGGCAGGGTGAAACCAGTGATATATAAGTATTTCCCATTATCTGATGCAGCAGAGGCTCACCAGCTCATGGAAAACAGTGGTCACATTGGAAAGATACTGCTTGTTCCTCAATTCAGTGGGTGA